In a genomic window of Brettanomyces nanus chromosome 1, complete sequence:
- a CDS encoding uncharacterized protein (EggNog:ENOG41) encodes MGYTIVSGFRGSDYIQTFRNDRGRRWEAFSKLAEHYEGSGGGTRNDMKYDTDLSASSMSSSSSSACSNSNKLDLGYLELEDFAQVEDDGLFFHLAFAMEEVTLMCSHKLMKRYLGKTMEFCRKCLEPSEQPTLLEEKFLMLQVFSDGLNIGKKILELTEPLSLDGISLFFISNFFSDIVLIPAKDRRKALTILNRISKKQTQIQEELKPEKKPDLESKTFELFKSQLIQPKLIDKVKLLLTGARSGDCGNVLKRTAEALCKLNTDRVEDGKNKDDNFPAYFAITRTCTGEISLMLPQEADEMRKLNYDKSTIMGSLQDSYYPVFIDLSNLPLDLKGIVAGVASKLVKSGLNEMSYLSFGKSGVVLIPDNFHDTVEQILQGL; translated from the exons ATGGGGTACACGATTGTTTCTGGATTTAGAGGCAGCGATTATATTCAAACGTTTAGGAACGATAGGGGAAGAAGATGGGAGGCTTTTTCTAAG TTAGCCGAGCATTACGAAGGAAGTGGCGGTGGAACAAGAAATGATATGAAATATGACACAGACCTCTCCGCATCGTCTAtgtcaagttcttcatcgTCTGCTTGTTCCAATTCGAACAAGCTTGACCTTGGCTATTTggaacttgaagacttcGCTCAAGTTGAGGACGATGGATTATTTTTCCACTTAGCATTTGCTATGGAAGAAGTGACGCTTATGTGTTCGCACAAGCTTATGAAAAGATACCTCGGGAAGACTATGGAATTCTGCCGGAAATGCCTAGAGCCTTCGGAGCAGCCAACattattggaagagaagtttCTCATGCTTCAAGTTTTCAGTGATGGACTGAAcattggaaagaaaatctTAGAGTTGACGGAACCGCTATCTTTGGATGGTATTTCATTGTTCTTTATCTCGAATTTTTTCTCAGATATAGTGTTAATACCTGCCAAAGACAGGAGGAAAGCTCTGACTATATTGAATAGGATATCGAAGAAACAGACACAGATTCAGGAGGAATTGAAGCCAGAGAAGAAGCCGGATTTGGAAAGCAAAACGTTTGAGCTTTTCAAATCCCAACTAATCCAACCCAAATTGATAGATAAGgtgaagcttcttctcacGGGAGCTAGGTCAGGTGACTGTGGCAATGTACTGAAAAGAACAGCAGAGGCTCTTTGTAAGCTCAATACAGACAGAGTGGAAGATGGCAAAAATAAGGACGATAACTTTCCGGCATACTTCGCCATTACGCGTACTTGTACAGGGGAAATCAGTCTTATGCTCCCGCAGGAAGCAGATGAAATGAGGAAATTAAACTACGATAAAAGCACCATTATGGGTTCGCTCCAAGATTCTTATTATCCTGTCTTCATTGATCTCAGCAACCTTCCTTTAGATCTCAAAGGTATTGTCGCCGGTGTCGCATCGAAGCTTGTCAAATCGGGGTTAAATGAGATGAGCTATTTAAGTTTTGGTAAGTCCGGTGTGGTGCTCATCCCGGACAACTTCCACGATACTGTGGAGCAGATACTTCAAGGGTTATGA